The Helicobacter pylori genome includes a window with the following:
- a CDS encoding methionine ABC transporter permease, which translates to MISQMLIQATLETLYMVFVASFLAVVFGLPLGVLLLVSKKGHLLNKPLLHKILDTSINMTRSFPFIILIILLLPLSRFLIGTSIGSSASIIPLAISAIPFVAKLFENSLMEVEHGKIETTLSLGASNLEVVKMMLLESLPSLANNITITLISLIGYSAMAGALGAGGLGDLAIRIGYQSYRGDVLFYAVVVIIVLVQIIQSVGDYVVKRLRKHKY; encoded by the coding sequence ATGATTTCTCAAATGCTCATTCAAGCCACGCTAGAAACGCTTTATATGGTGTTTGTGGCGAGCTTTTTGGCGGTTGTTTTTGGCTTGCCTTTGGGGGTTTTATTGTTAGTGAGTAAAAAAGGGCATTTGTTAAACAAGCCCCTTTTGCATAAAATTTTAGACACTTCAATCAATATGACTCGCTCTTTCCCTTTTATCATTCTCATTATTTTGCTCCTGCCTTTATCGCGCTTTTTGATTGGCACAAGTATTGGCTCTAGCGCGAGCATTATCCCGCTAGCCATTTCAGCCATTCCTTTTGTCGCAAAGCTTTTTGAAAATTCTTTAATGGAAGTAGAGCATGGCAAGATTGAAACCACTTTAAGTTTGGGAGCGTCTAATTTGGAAGTCGTTAAAATGATGCTTTTAGAAAGCCTGCCCTCTTTAGCGAATAACATCACCATCACCTTAATTTCTTTAATAGGCTATTCGGCTATGGCAGGAGCGTTAGGGGCTGGGGGTTTGGGGGATTTAGCCATTAGGATTGGCTATCAAAGTTATAGGGGCGATGTGCTTTTTTATGCGGTGGTCGTGATTATTGTTTTAGTGCAAATCATTCAAAGCGTGGGGGATTATGTGGTGAAACGCCTAAGAAAGCATAAGTATTAG
- a CDS encoding methionine ABC transporter ATP-binding protein, translated as MVVELKNIEKIYENGFHALKGVNLELKKGDILGVIGYSGAGKSTLIRLINCLERPSSGEVLVNGVNLLNLKPKELQKARQKIGMIFQHFNLLSAKNVFENIAFALEIARWEKTKIKSRVHELLELVGLEDKMHFYPKQLSGGQKQRVAIARSLANCPDLLLCDEATSALDSKTTHSILTLLSGIQKKLDLSIVFITHQIEVVKELCNQMCVISSGEIVERGSVEEIFANPKHAVTKELLGIKNEHADKKSQDVYRIVFLGEHLDEPIISNLIRRFKIDVSIISGNIEELTTKDIGYLVVRFLGNTAETQRALEYLNALGLQVEKLKD; from the coding sequence ATGGTAGTAGAATTAAAAAATATTGAAAAGATTTATGAAAATGGGTTTCATGCTCTAAAAGGCGTGAATTTGGAATTGAAAAAAGGCGATATTTTAGGCGTGATAGGCTATTCAGGGGCGGGGAAATCCACGCTCATTCGCCTAATCAATTGTTTAGAGCGCCCTAGTTCTGGCGAAGTTTTAGTCAATGGGGTCAATCTGTTAAATTTAAAGCCTAAAGAATTGCAAAAAGCGCGCCAAAAAATAGGCATGATTTTCCAGCATTTCAATTTATTGAGCGCTAAAAACGTGTTTGAAAACATCGCTTTCGCTTTAGAAATCGCCCGATGGGAAAAAACTAAGATTAAATCCAGGGTGCATGAATTGTTGGAATTAGTGGGGTTAGAAGATAAAATGCATTTTTACCCTAAACAGCTAAGCGGTGGGCAAAAACAACGAGTAGCGATCGCTAGGAGTTTAGCGAATTGCCCTGATTTGTTGCTTTGCGATGAAGCCACATCCGCGCTGGATTCTAAAACCACGCATTCTATTTTAACGCTTTTAAGCGGCATTCAAAAAAAGCTTGATTTGAGTATCGTTTTCATCACACACCAGATTGAAGTGGTTAAAGAATTGTGCAATCAAATGTGTGTGATTAGCAGCGGCGAAATCGTGGAAAGAGGCTCGGTGGAAGAAATTTTTGCTAACCCTAAACATGCCGTTACTAAAGAATTGCTTGGCATCAAAAACGAGCATGCAGATAAGAAATCGCAAGATGTTTATCGCATCGTGTTTTTAGGGGAACATTTAGACGAGCCGATCATTTCTAATTTGATCAGGCGTTTTAAAATAGACGTGAGCATCATTTCAGGCAATATTGAAGAGCTTACGACCAAAGATATAGGGTATTTAGTGGTGCGGTTTTTAGGCAATACTGCAGAGACTCAAAGGGCTTTAGAGTATTTAAACGCTTTAGGCTTACAAGTGGAAAAATTAAAGGATTAA
- a CDS encoding FlhB-like flagellar biosynthesis protein: protein MNKTIKAAALAYNMGQDHAPKVIASGVGEVAKRIIQKAKEYDIALFSNPMLVDSLLKVELDCAIPEELYESVVQVFLWLNSVENNAQMSK, encoded by the coding sequence ATGAATAAAACCATAAAAGCCGCCGCTCTAGCCTATAACATGGGGCAGGATCATGCCCCAAAAGTGATCGCAAGCGGGGTGGGCGAAGTGGCTAAAAGGATCATTCAAAAAGCTAAAGAATACGATATAGCGCTCTTTTCTAACCCCATGCTGGTGGATTCGCTTTTAAAGGTGGAATTAGACTGCGCGATACCTGAAGAATTGTATGAAAGCGTGGTGCAAGTGTTTTTATGGCTCAATAGCGTGGAAAATAATGCGCAAATGTCCAAGTGA
- the ribE gene encoding riboflavin synthase, producing MFSGLIHQIAKVKSFQNNILSIESDLNPKLGDSIAINGACLTAIESSKTHFSVELSQKTQNSVALENYKDLVHIEPALKADASLDGHFVQGHIDAIGVIEKIIHNANQVDFFISASKETLLLCVEQGSIAIDGVSLTLSKVEERGFWLTIIPYTLENTLFKTYKLKRRVNIETDMLVRSVASILKKTKGFEKNFSWNDADSLTLGY from the coding sequence ATGTTCAGCGGTTTAATCCATCAAATAGCTAAAGTGAAAAGTTTCCAAAACAATATTTTAAGCATAGAGAGCGATCTCAATCCCAAGCTTGGCGATAGCATTGCGATTAATGGGGCGTGTTTGACTGCCATAGAAAGTTCAAAAACGCATTTTAGCGTGGAATTGAGCCAAAAAACCCAAAACAGCGTAGCGTTAGAAAATTACAAGGATTTAGTCCATATTGAGCCAGCTCTAAAAGCCGATGCGAGTTTGGACGGGCATTTTGTGCAAGGGCATATTGACGCTATCGGGGTCATTGAAAAAATCATTCACAACGCTAATCAAGTGGATTTTTTCATCAGCGCTTCTAAAGAAACGCTTTTATTGTGCGTTGAGCAAGGCTCTATCGCCATTGATGGGGTGAGTCTGACTTTAAGCAAGGTAGAAGAAAGGGGGTTTTGGCTAACGATTATCCCTTACACTTTAGAGAACACCCTTTTTAAGACTTATAAACTCAAACGGCGCGTGAATATTGAAACGGACATGTTGGTTCGTAGCGTTGCGTCTATTTTGAAAAAAACAAAAGGGTTTGAAAAAAATTTCTCTTGGAATGACGCCGATTCTTTGACTTTAGGGTATTAG
- a CDS encoding TatD family hydrolase gives MFIDTHCHLDHKDYENDLEEVLKESLEKGVTQCVIPGADMKDLNRAVEISEKFEGVFFAIGAHPYDVESFDESLFEKFVSHQKCVAIGECGLDYYRLPELNEREDYKSKQKEIFTKQIEFSIQHNKPLIIHIREASFDSLNILKSYPKAFGVLHCFNADGMLLELSDRFYYGIGGVSTFKNAKRLVEILPKIPKNRLLLETDSPYLTPHPFRGTRNSPTYIPLIAQKIAEIINIETEELASLSTHNAQTLFSFP, from the coding sequence ATGTTTATTGATACGCATTGCCATTTGGATCACAAGGATTATGAAAACGATTTAGAAGAAGTGTTAAAAGAAAGCCTAGAAAAAGGCGTTACGCAATGCGTGATTCCGGGCGCAGACATGAAGGATTTGAATAGAGCGGTAGAAATTAGCGAAAAATTTGAAGGCGTGTTTTTTGCCATAGGCGCTCACCCTTATGATGTGGAAAGCTTTGATGAAAGCTTGTTTGAAAAATTTGTCAGTCATCAAAAATGCGTGGCGATAGGCGAATGCGGGCTGGATTACTACCGCTTGCCTGAATTGAATGAAAGAGAGGATTATAAAAGCAAGCAAAAAGAAATTTTTACCAAACAGATTGAATTTTCTATCCAACACAACAAGCCCTTGATTATCCACATCAGAGAGGCGAGTTTTGATAGTTTGAATATTTTAAAAAGCTATCCTAAGGCTTTTGGGGTGTTGCATTGCTTTAACGCTGATGGCATGCTTTTGGAATTAAGCGATCGTTTTTATTATGGGATAGGAGGGGTTAGCACTTTTAAAAACGCTAAAAGACTGGTAGAAATCCTCCCTAAAATCCCTAAAAACAGGCTTCTTTTAGAAACGGATTCGCCTTATTTGACCCCACACCCTTTTAGAGGCACCAGAAATAGCCCTACTTATATCCCTTTAATCGCTCAAAAAATTGCCGAAATCATCAACATAGAGACTGAAGAGCTCGCCTCTTTAAGCACGCATAACGCTCAAACGCTCTTTAGTTTCCCCTGA
- a CDS encoding lytic transglycosylase domain-containing protein has protein sequence MKYFNTKWLFFLMTHWFLLTSLGHAKMAFESNIDTKALEAFGVSAGFLSQMPNALKKMNKEEEWKKLVKRFDVNYQFIPIIKNMLIEASVPQEFLFLAMAESKFSSRAYSRKKAVGIWQFMPSTAKELGLKVNHYIDERRDPIKSTQAAITYLKRLYKQTGEWYLVAIAYNYGLRKAQNAIKAAGTSDIKILLDEDKKYLPKETREYIRSILSLALKFNSLDNLKDKEYLLNRGARVSLVGVPFKRHTSLVQVAKNLNLSLETLKSYNHQFRYNILPSKDPTYTVYIPYEKLALFKQRQLKQNKSIQTSSKSPFITHVVLPKETLSSIAKRYQVSISSIQLANNLKDSNIFIHQHLIIPTNKKLLATREF, from the coding sequence ATGAAATATTTTAATACCAAATGGTTGTTTTTTTTAATGACTCATTGGTTCTTACTGACTTCTTTAGGCCATGCAAAAATGGCTTTTGAATCTAATATTGACACCAAAGCGTTAGAGGCTTTTGGGGTTAGTGCGGGCTTTTTATCCCAAATGCCAAACGCTTTAAAAAAAATGAATAAAGAAGAAGAATGGAAAAAGTTAGTCAAACGATTTGATGTGAATTACCAGTTCATCCCCATCATTAAAAACATGCTAATAGAAGCGAGCGTGCCGCAAGAATTTTTATTTTTAGCGATGGCAGAGTCTAAATTTTCATCAAGGGCTTATAGCAGGAAAAAAGCGGTAGGGATTTGGCAATTCATGCCAAGCACGGCTAAAGAATTAGGGCTTAAGGTCAATCATTACATTGATGAAAGAAGAGATCCCATTAAAAGCACTCAAGCAGCGATCACTTATTTGAAACGGCTCTACAAACAAACCGGGGAGTGGTATTTGGTCGCTATAGCGTATAATTACGGCTTACGCAAGGCTCAAAACGCTATTAAAGCCGCCGGCACTTCGGACATTAAGATTTTGCTGGATGAAGATAAAAAATACCTCCCTAAAGAGACACGAGAGTATATCCGCTCCATTCTAAGCCTGGCGTTAAAATTCAACAGCCTAGACAACCTCAAAGATAAAGAATACTTGCTCAATCGTGGGGCGAGGGTGAGTTTGGTGGGCGTCCCGTTTAAAAGGCACACTTCTTTAGTCCAAGTGGCCAAAAATTTAAACTTGAGTTTAGAAACCTTAAAATCCTACAACCACCAATTCCGCTATAACATTTTGCCTTCTAAAGACCCCACCTACACCGTTTATATCCCTTATGAAAAACTCGCTCTTTTCAAACAACGCCAACTCAAACAAAATAAAAGCATTCAAACCAGTTCAAAAAGCCCTTTCATCACCCATGTGGTCTTGCCTAAAGAAACCCTATCTTCTATCGCTAAACGCTATCAAGTCAGTATTTCCAGTATCCAATTAGCCAATAACCTCAAAGATTCTAATATCTTTATCCACCAGCACTTAATCATCCCTACCAATAAAAAATTACTCGCTACAAGGGAATTTTAA
- a CDS encoding septal ring lytic transglycosylase RlpA family protein, translating into MGLALKKVCFLGVIFLISACAVKKEGVKNLSYKHESLRAYENAKDYDPTTKKATYKRNFFERHFKHHSDSQDSNTKQPLDNGMRDSSTIQRATMRPYQVGGKWYYPTKVDLGEKFDGVASWYGPNFHAKKTSNGEIYNMYAHTAAHKTLPMNTVVKVINVDNNLSTIVRINDRGPFVSDRIIDLSNAAARDIDMVKKGTASVRLIVLGFGGVISNQYEQSFNANSSKILHKEFKVGESENSVSGGKFSLQMGAFRNQIGAQTLADKLQAENPNYSVKVAFKDDLYKVLVQGFQSEEEARDFMKKYNQNAVLTRE; encoded by the coding sequence ATGGGTTTGGCGTTAAAAAAAGTTTGTTTTTTAGGCGTTATTTTTTTGATTAGCGCTTGTGCGGTTAAAAAAGAGGGGGTCAAGAATTTGTCTTATAAGCATGAAAGCTTGCGCGCTTATGAAAACGCTAAAGACTATGATCCGACAACCAAAAAAGCCACCTATAAACGCAATTTTTTTGAACGCCATTTCAAACACCACTCCGATTCGCAAGATAGCAATACAAAACAACCCCTAGATAACGGCATGCGCGATTCTAGCACGATCCAAAGAGCCACCATGCGCCCTTATCAAGTGGGGGGCAAGTGGTATTACCCCACTAAAGTGGATTTAGGCGAAAAATTTGATGGCGTTGCGAGCTGGTATGGCCCTAACTTCCATGCCAAAAAAACCAGTAATGGGGAAATTTATAACATGTATGCCCACACCGCCGCGCACAAGACTTTACCCATGAACACCGTGGTGAAAGTCATCAATGTTGATAATAATTTAAGCACCATTGTGCGCATTAATGATAGAGGGCCTTTTGTGAGCGATCGCATCATTGATTTGTCTAATGCAGCCGCTAGGGATATTGACATGGTTAAAAAAGGCACGGCCAGCGTGCGTCTCATTGTTTTGGGCTTTGGTGGGGTTATCTCTAATCAATACGAGCAATCCTTTAACGCTAACTCTTCAAAGATCTTACACAAGGAATTTAAAGTCGGCGAGAGCGAAAACAGCGTGAGCGGAGGGAAATTTTCTTTGCAAATGGGGGCTTTTAGAAACCAAATAGGCGCTCAAACTTTAGCGGATAAATTGCAAGCAGAGAATCCAAATTACAGCGTCAAGGTTGCTTTTAAAGACGATTTGTATAAAGTTTTAGTTCAAGGGTTTCAAAGCGAAGAAGAGGCTAGGGATTTTATGAAAAAATACAACCAAAATGCGGTTTTAACGAGAGAATGA